From the genome of Onthophagus taurus isolate NC chromosome 5, IU_Otau_3.0, whole genome shotgun sequence, one region includes:
- the LOC111426527 gene encoding F-actin-capping protein subunit beta yields MGEQQFDCALDLMRRLPPQEIEKNLGELIDLVPELCEDLLTSVDQPLKIAKDKESGKDYLLCDYNRDGDSYRSPWSNTYDPPLEDGSMPSDKLRKLELDANNAFDQYRDMYFEGGVSSVYFWDLPQSGFAGVILIKKTGDGSKKIKGCWDSIHVVEVQEKGKGRNSNYKMTSTAMLWLQTNKQGSGTMNLGGSLTRQYQIDAPVNDFNPHIANIGRMVEDIENKIRNTLNEIYFSKTKDIVNSLRSVQPLTESNKQQALQQDLAQALQRRHNKSDN; encoded by the exons ATG GGCGAGCAACAGTTCGACTGCGCCCTGGATTTAATGCGCCGGCTGCCACCCCAGGAAATTGAGAAAAATCTTGGTGAGCTCATCGATCTCGTCCCCGAGCTGTGTGAAGATCTCCTAACCTCCGTAGACCAACCGTTAAAAATTGCTAAAGATAAAGAATCGGGGAAAGATTATCTTTTGTGCGATTATAATAGAGATGGGGATTCATATAGGTCGCCATGGTCAAATACTTATGATCCACCGTTAGAAGATGGATCAATGCCATCtgataaattaagaaaattagaaCTTGATGCAAATAATGCTTTCGATCAATACCGTGATATGTATTTTGAAGGTGGTGTCTCATCCgtttatttttgggatttaCCCCAAAGTGGTTTTGCGGgtgttattttgattaaaaaaactgGTGATGGAAGTAAGAAAATTAAGGGTTGTTGGGACTCCATCCATGTCGTTGAAGTCcaagaaaaaggaaaaggaAGAAATTCGAACTACAAAATGACTTCTACGGCTATGTTATGGCTCCAAACAAACAAACAAGGTTCGGGCACAATGAATTTAGGAGGAAGTTTAACTCGGCAGTATCAAATCGATGCTCCcgttaatgattttaatccTCACATTGCAAATATCGGTCGAATGGTTGAGGATATCGAgaacaaaataagaaatacgttgaatgaaatttattttagtaagaCTAAGGATATTGTTAATAGTTTACGATCCGTACAACCTCTCACTGAGTCTAATAAACAACAAGCGCTTCAACAAGATTTAGCTCAAGCACTTCAACGTAGACATAATAAATCAGATAACTGA
- the LOC111426623 gene encoding protein smoothened isoform X1 — MKKFWISFCVFFVLITGIFTLRIKRRLKVNPHNLEYCKRPAKCEILNVTTCLGTKLPYGLTSLSHTGLNGEEQVVERLNLFKNSIYLPRCWPIIQPFLCAHFVPKCENDFVYLPSNDMCKSAEKLCSTFYNLTGLDFDCEDSNLFPHDCKNYIVDLNTTKGVCITPLIKTDQDESFYSGIDGCGLSCKDPFYTQIEHKQIHKLIGYCVFLCLFLTLFTVCTFIIDWKTANKYPALAVFYINICFLVSYSGWMIQFLGTETREDIVCKRDGTLRKSEPRATENLSCVIVFVMVYYFLIAGMVWFVIFTYCWYMGSLQALGTIQERVDKKKAYFHLVAWSLPLMLTITTMALGEIDGDYTSGICFVGCLNSAARAGMLLAPLGVAISLGGYIIIRGLILLIRVKIESREIISVHSSRKIRSNIMRMGIFALLMVLFTIITFVYFAYRTTNIESWNESLYKYIKCKIQTPIEDHNCKLDSRPSLAMLQLQLIAVFGSGIAMASWTWCAATVHSWTRYIRSSCLFRKFNCELEEPMKLQKHKIIALAFAKREKFKQDGRISIERQNSDPVGLNFELNSEVSTTWAKNLPRLVTRRGAVPNDVIYSYTSSNQSIDSEMSFSVRHVSIESRRNSTDSQVSVKIAELKATRKAKGRMHRYTRHKPKTSREIGRKLSKTSSSSKMKIFQPNMGRRTAISGLDGQHINDLLSNGKLVIPYNLNIDSLSEDENVSVSISESRFNMVLSNNLDLNDHLAMKSLRQGLKIEELKTTSDDSECSKKDYDQEKRESRGSKRSKYSKRSKIQYSSDSDDDSDNNRRSESSSCPELKQLVQSSLNSGASMGCSEKNRGSKQSKRSIDVAVQANAKEIMTQTAAYELPLKSDEKKHKTKQAKMKENKYKKEGRSNEKVLFEKIRRSKEKYKDYGSENEKVMLNV, encoded by the exons atgaaaaaattttggataagtttttgtgttttttttgtgttaataacCGGAATTTTTACATTGCGCATTAAAAGAAGGTTAAAAGTGAATCCCCACAATTTAGAATATTGTAAAAGACCAGCAAAGTGTGAAATTTTAAACGTAACGACTTGTTTAGGAACAAAACTACCTTATGGATTAACTTCTTTATCACACACCGGCTTAAACGGCGAAGAACAAGTTGTGGaacgattaaatttatttaaaaattccatttATTTACCGAGATGTTGGCCAATTATTCAACCGTTTCTTTGTGCGCATTTCGTACCAAAATGTGAAAACGATTTCGTTTATTTACCATCAAACGATATGTGCAAAAGCGCCGAAAAATTATGCTCAACATTCTACAATTTAACTGGTCTCGATTTCGATTGCGAAGATTCAAACTTATTTCCACACGATTGCAAAAATTACATCGTCGATTTAAACACAACAAAAGGAGTCTGCATCACAcctttaattaaaacagatCAAGACGAATCTTTTTATTCAGGAATCGATGGTTGTGGGTTATCATGTAAAGATCCATTCTACACCCAAATCGAGCATAAACAAATCCACAAATTAATTGGATATTGCgtctttttatgtttatttttaacgttgtTTACCGTTTGTACGTTTATAATCGATTGGAAAACAGCTAATAAATACCCAGCTTTAGcggttttttatataaatatatgttTTTTGGTGTCGTACAGCGGATGGATGATTCAATTTCTTGGTACGGAGACACGGGAAGATATTGTTTGCAAACGAGATGGAACTTTACGTAAATCTGAGCCTAGAGCCACAGAAAATTTATCTTGTGTCATTGTTTTCGTTatggtttattattttttaatcgcCGGAATGGTTTGGTTTGTTATTTTCACATATTGTTGGTACATGGGATCTTTGCAAGCTTTGGGGACCATCCAAGAACGAGTTGATAAGAAAAAGGCTTATTTTCATTTAGTTGCTTGGAGTTTACCCCTTATGTTAACCATCACAACGATGGCTTTAGGAGAAATCGATGGTGATTACACTTCCGGGATTTGCTTTGTTGGCTGTTTAAACTCAGCAGCTAGAGCTGGGATGTTATTAGCACCTTTAGGAGTTGCTATATCATTAGGTGGATATATTATAATAAGAG gattaattttattaataagggTGAAAATAGAAAGCAGAGAGATAATTTCGGTTCATTCAAGTCGAAAAATTCGCTCGAATATAATGCGAATGGGAATCTTCGCTCTTCTCATGGTTCTTTTTACGATAATCACCTTCGTTTATTTCGCATACCGTACGACAAACATTGAATCATGGAAcgaaagtttatataaatacaTTAA ATGCAAAATTCAAACTCCGATTGAAGACCACAACTGCAAATTAGATTCCCGCCCCAGTTTGGCAATGCttcaattacaattaatagCGGTTTTTGGGAGTGGGATAGCGATGGCCTCTTGGACGTGGTGTGCTGCAACGGTGCATTCTTGGACCCGATACATCCGAAG cTCATgtctttttagaaaatttaattgtgaATTAGAAGAACCGATGAAGTTACAAAAGCACAAAATAATCGCCTTAGCTTTTGCTAAGCGAGAGAAATTCAAACAAGATGGGCGAATATCAATTGAGCGCCAAAACAGTGATCCTGTTgggttaaattttgaattaaacagCGAAGTTAGTACTACGTGGGCTAAAAATCTTCCGAGATTAGTGACACGACGTGGGGCAGTCCCAAACGACGTGATTTATTCTTATACCAGTAGCAATCAATCGATTGATTCTGAGATGAGTTTCAGTGTACGTCACGTCAGCATAGAATCTCGTAGAAACTCAACTGATAGTCAAGTTTCAGTTAAAATAGCCGAATTAAAAGCTACGAGAAAAGCTAAAGGTCGCATGCATAGATATACAAGACATAAACCGAAGACATCCAGAGAAATTGGAAGGAAGTTATCGAAAACCTCAAGTTCtagtaaaatgaaaattttccaaccAAACATGGGGAGAAGAACCGCAATTTCCGGTTTAGACGGCCAACacataaacgatttattatcAAACGGAAAACTCGTTATTCCATATAACCTCAACATTGACTCTTTGAGTGAAGACGAAAACGTATCAGTTTCGATCTCAGAGAGTCGTTTTAACATGGTCTTAAGTAACAATTTAGACTTAAACGATCACTTAGCGATGAAATCTTTAAGGCaaggtttaaaaattgaagaattaaaaaccACCTCTGATGACAGTGAGTGTTCGAAAAAAGATTACGACCAAGAAAAACGCGAATCTCGCGGAAGCAAACGATCTAAATACTCGAAACGatcaaaaattcaatattcAAGCGATTCCGATGACGATTCTGATAATAATCGGCGATCAGAAAGCTCTTCGTGTCCCGAATTAAAGCAGTTGGTGCAAAGTTCTTTGAATTCCGGGGCATCGATGGGCTGTTCGGAGAAAAATCGCGGAAGTAAGCAATCGAAACGATCGATTGATGTCGCAGTACAAGCTAACGCCAAAGAAATTATGACTCAAACGGCTGCTTATGAGCTTCCGTTGAAATCGGACgagaaaaaacataaaacgaAACAGGCTAAAATGAAGgagaataaatataaaaaggaGGGGAGGAGCAATGAGAAGGTTTTATTTGAGAAAATTCGAAGATCTAAAGAGAAATATAAAGATTATGGAAGTGAAAATGAAAAGGTTATGttgaatgtttaa
- the LOC111426740 gene encoding protein gustavus isoform X3, translating to MEIARKKYKSIAFRGAAGVRAESHRHHHHHPHHHHNTSQNHQTTGPHAGGRACDVRRAYKAAVEPCKTGRRRARGMSMGQKVSGGVKAVNRDAAAPFKSVIPRELAQDFARPQRLDMLLDMPPALRETQLKHSWNADDRSLNIFVKEDDKLTFHRHPVAQSTDCIRGKVGFTKGLHAWEVCWSTRQRGTHAVVGVATAEAPLHSVGYQSLVGSTDTSWGWDLGRNKLYHDSKNNAGVTYPALLKPDETFIVPDKFLVVLDMDEGTLSFVVDGQYLGIAFRGLKGRKLYPIVSAVWGHCEITMKYIGGLDPEPLPLMDLCRRIIRQRLGKQNLEEKVTSLTLPQALQTYLLYRDRR from the exons ATGGAAATCGCTCGGAAAAA gTATAAAAGTATTGCGTTTAGGGGTGCAGCAGGAGTAAGGGCGGAATCGCACCGCCATCACCATCACCACCCCCATCACCACCACAACACAAGTCAGAACCACCAAACCACCGGCCCACACGCCGGTGGAAGGGCCTGCGACGTGAGGCGCGCGTACAAAGCTGCCGTGGAGCCCTGCAAAACTGGGCGGAGGCGTGCCCGTGGCATGAGCATGGGTCAGAAGGTCTCAG GTGGCGTGAAGGCCGTTAATAGAGATGCGGCTGCTCCCTTTAAGTCTGTGATACCGAGAGAACTGGCGCAAGACTTCGCCCGACCGCAGAGGCTCGACATGCTCCTCGACATGCCCCCGGCGCTCCGCGAAACTCAACTCAAACACAGTTGGAATGCCGACGATCGTTCCCTCAATATTTTCGTGAAAGAGGACGATAAATTAACCTTCCACAGACATCCCGTTGCCCAAAGCACCGATTGCATTCGGGGTAAAGTTGGATTTACGAAAGGTTTACACGCGTGGGAGGTGTGTTGGTCAACACGACAAAGAg GAACACACGCGGTGGTCGGAGTGGCGACAGCAGAAGCCCCGCTACATTCGGTGGGTTATCAGAGTTTAGTCGGCAGCACGGACACGTCTTGGGGTTGGGATTTGGGCCGTAACAAATTATATCACGACTCGAAGAACAACGCCGGCGTCACGTATCCCGCTTTATTAAAACCGGATGAGACGTTTATTGTTCCCGATAAATTCCTTGTTGTCTTAGACATGGATGAGGGCACCTTAAGTTTTGTCGTTGACGGCCAGTATCTTGGCATCGCCTTTCGCGGCCTCAAAGGGCGAAAATTATATCCCATTGTTAGTGCGGTTTGGGGACACTGTGAGATTACCATGAAATATATCGGCGGATTAGATC ctgaACCATTACCGTTAATGGATTTATGTAGAAGGATTATTCGGCAACGTTTGGGTAAACAAAACTTAGAAGAAAAAGTGACTAGTTTGACGCTTCCGCAAGCACTCCAAACGTATTTATTGTACAGAGACCGCAGATAG
- the LOC111426740 gene encoding protein gustavus isoform X2, whose protein sequence is MCYCRECGNLNLQRQLEALAVHMARHHEYKSIAFRGAAGVRAESHRHHHHHPHHHHNTSQNHQTTGPHAGGRACDVRRAYKAAVEPCKTGRRRARGMSMGQKVSGGVKAVNRDAAAPFKSVIPRELAQDFARPQRLDMLLDMPPALRETQLKHSWNADDRSLNIFVKEDDKLTFHRHPVAQSTDCIRGKVGFTKGLHAWEVCWSTRQRGTHAVVGVATAEAPLHSVGYQSLVGSTDTSWGWDLGRNKLYHDSKNNAGVTYPALLKPDETFIVPDKFLVVLDMDEGTLSFVVDGQYLGIAFRGLKGRKLYPIVSAVWGHCEITMKYIGGLDPEPLPLMDLCRRIIRQRLGKQNLEEKVTSLTLPQALQTYLLYRDRR, encoded by the exons ATGTGCTACTGTAGGGAGTGCGGAAATCTCAACTTGCAGCGCCAACTGGAGGCCCTTGCCGTACATATGGCTAGACACCATGA gTATAAAAGTATTGCGTTTAGGGGTGCAGCAGGAGTAAGGGCGGAATCGCACCGCCATCACCATCACCACCCCCATCACCACCACAACACAAGTCAGAACCACCAAACCACCGGCCCACACGCCGGTGGAAGGGCCTGCGACGTGAGGCGCGCGTACAAAGCTGCCGTGGAGCCCTGCAAAACTGGGCGGAGGCGTGCCCGTGGCATGAGCATGGGTCAGAAGGTCTCAG GTGGCGTGAAGGCCGTTAATAGAGATGCGGCTGCTCCCTTTAAGTCTGTGATACCGAGAGAACTGGCGCAAGACTTCGCCCGACCGCAGAGGCTCGACATGCTCCTCGACATGCCCCCGGCGCTCCGCGAAACTCAACTCAAACACAGTTGGAATGCCGACGATCGTTCCCTCAATATTTTCGTGAAAGAGGACGATAAATTAACCTTCCACAGACATCCCGTTGCCCAAAGCACCGATTGCATTCGGGGTAAAGTTGGATTTACGAAAGGTTTACACGCGTGGGAGGTGTGTTGGTCAACACGACAAAGAg GAACACACGCGGTGGTCGGAGTGGCGACAGCAGAAGCCCCGCTACATTCGGTGGGTTATCAGAGTTTAGTCGGCAGCACGGACACGTCTTGGGGTTGGGATTTGGGCCGTAACAAATTATATCACGACTCGAAGAACAACGCCGGCGTCACGTATCCCGCTTTATTAAAACCGGATGAGACGTTTATTGTTCCCGATAAATTCCTTGTTGTCTTAGACATGGATGAGGGCACCTTAAGTTTTGTCGTTGACGGCCAGTATCTTGGCATCGCCTTTCGCGGCCTCAAAGGGCGAAAATTATATCCCATTGTTAGTGCGGTTTGGGGACACTGTGAGATTACCATGAAATATATCGGCGGATTAGATC ctgaACCATTACCGTTAATGGATTTATGTAGAAGGATTATTCGGCAACGTTTGGGTAAACAAAACTTAGAAGAAAAAGTGACTAGTTTGACGCTTCCGCAAGCACTCCAAACGTATTTATTGTACAGAGACCGCAGATAG
- the LOC111426740 gene encoding protein gustavus isoform X1, with product METRYKSIAFRGAAGVRAESHRHHHHHPHHHHNTSQNHQTTGPHAGGRACDVRRAYKAAVEPCKTGRRRARGMSMGQKVSGGVKAVNRDAAAPFKSVIPRELAQDFARPQRLDMLLDMPPALRETQLKHSWNADDRSLNIFVKEDDKLTFHRHPVAQSTDCIRGKVGFTKGLHAWEVCWSTRQRGTHAVVGVATAEAPLHSVGYQSLVGSTDTSWGWDLGRNKLYHDSKNNAGVTYPALLKPDETFIVPDKFLVVLDMDEGTLSFVVDGQYLGIAFRGLKGRKLYPIVSAVWGHCEITMKYIGGLDPEPLPLMDLCRRIIRQRLGKQNLEEKVTSLTLPQALQTYLLYRDRR from the exons ATGGAAACTag gTATAAAAGTATTGCGTTTAGGGGTGCAGCAGGAGTAAGGGCGGAATCGCACCGCCATCACCATCACCACCCCCATCACCACCACAACACAAGTCAGAACCACCAAACCACCGGCCCACACGCCGGTGGAAGGGCCTGCGACGTGAGGCGCGCGTACAAAGCTGCCGTGGAGCCCTGCAAAACTGGGCGGAGGCGTGCCCGTGGCATGAGCATGGGTCAGAAGGTCTCAG GTGGCGTGAAGGCCGTTAATAGAGATGCGGCTGCTCCCTTTAAGTCTGTGATACCGAGAGAACTGGCGCAAGACTTCGCCCGACCGCAGAGGCTCGACATGCTCCTCGACATGCCCCCGGCGCTCCGCGAAACTCAACTCAAACACAGTTGGAATGCCGACGATCGTTCCCTCAATATTTTCGTGAAAGAGGACGATAAATTAACCTTCCACAGACATCCCGTTGCCCAAAGCACCGATTGCATTCGGGGTAAAGTTGGATTTACGAAAGGTTTACACGCGTGGGAGGTGTGTTGGTCAACACGACAAAGAg GAACACACGCGGTGGTCGGAGTGGCGACAGCAGAAGCCCCGCTACATTCGGTGGGTTATCAGAGTTTAGTCGGCAGCACGGACACGTCTTGGGGTTGGGATTTGGGCCGTAACAAATTATATCACGACTCGAAGAACAACGCCGGCGTCACGTATCCCGCTTTATTAAAACCGGATGAGACGTTTATTGTTCCCGATAAATTCCTTGTTGTCTTAGACATGGATGAGGGCACCTTAAGTTTTGTCGTTGACGGCCAGTATCTTGGCATCGCCTTTCGCGGCCTCAAAGGGCGAAAATTATATCCCATTGTTAGTGCGGTTTGGGGACACTGTGAGATTACCATGAAATATATCGGCGGATTAGATC ctgaACCATTACCGTTAATGGATTTATGTAGAAGGATTATTCGGCAACGTTTGGGTAAACAAAACTTAGAAGAAAAAGTGACTAGTTTGACGCTTCCGCAAGCACTCCAAACGTATTTATTGTACAGAGACCGCAGATAG
- the LOC111426623 gene encoding protein smoothened isoform X2, whose amino-acid sequence MKKFWISFCVFFVLITGIFTLRIKRRLKVNPHNLEYCKRPAKCEILNVTTCLGTKLPYGLTSLSHTGLNGEEQVVERLNLFKNSIYLPRCWPIIQPFLCAHFVPKCENDFVYLPSNDMCKSAEKLCSTFYNLTGLDFDCEDSNLFPHDCKNYIVDLNTTKGVCITPLIKTDQDESFYSGIDGCGLSCKDPFYTQIEHKQIHKLIGYCVFLCLFLTLFTVCTFIIDWKTANKYPALAVFYINICFLVSYSGWMIQFLGTETREDIVCKRDGTLRKSEPRATENLSCVIVFVMVYYFLIAGMVWFVIFTYCWYMGSLQALGTIQERVDKKKAYFHLVAWSLPLMLTITTMALGEIDGDYTSGICFVGCLNSAARAGMLLAPLGVAISLGGYIIIRGLILLIRVKIESREIISVHSSRKIRSNIMRMGIFALLMVLFTIITFVYFAYRTTNIESWNESLYKYIKCKIQTPIEDHNCKLDSRPSLAMLQLQLIAVFGSGIAMASWTWCAATVHSWTRYIRRKFNCELEEPMKLQKHKIIALAFAKREKFKQDGRISIERQNSDPVGLNFELNSEVSTTWAKNLPRLVTRRGAVPNDVIYSYTSSNQSIDSEMSFSVRHVSIESRRNSTDSQVSVKIAELKATRKAKGRMHRYTRHKPKTSREIGRKLSKTSSSSKMKIFQPNMGRRTAISGLDGQHINDLLSNGKLVIPYNLNIDSLSEDENVSVSISESRFNMVLSNNLDLNDHLAMKSLRQGLKIEELKTTSDDSECSKKDYDQEKRESRGSKRSKYSKRSKIQYSSDSDDDSDNNRRSESSSCPELKQLVQSSLNSGASMGCSEKNRGSKQSKRSIDVAVQANAKEIMTQTAAYELPLKSDEKKHKTKQAKMKENKYKKEGRSNEKVLFEKIRRSKEKYKDYGSENEKVMLNV is encoded by the exons atgaaaaaattttggataagtttttgtgttttttttgtgttaataacCGGAATTTTTACATTGCGCATTAAAAGAAGGTTAAAAGTGAATCCCCACAATTTAGAATATTGTAAAAGACCAGCAAAGTGTGAAATTTTAAACGTAACGACTTGTTTAGGAACAAAACTACCTTATGGATTAACTTCTTTATCACACACCGGCTTAAACGGCGAAGAACAAGTTGTGGaacgattaaatttatttaaaaattccatttATTTACCGAGATGTTGGCCAATTATTCAACCGTTTCTTTGTGCGCATTTCGTACCAAAATGTGAAAACGATTTCGTTTATTTACCATCAAACGATATGTGCAAAAGCGCCGAAAAATTATGCTCAACATTCTACAATTTAACTGGTCTCGATTTCGATTGCGAAGATTCAAACTTATTTCCACACGATTGCAAAAATTACATCGTCGATTTAAACACAACAAAAGGAGTCTGCATCACAcctttaattaaaacagatCAAGACGAATCTTTTTATTCAGGAATCGATGGTTGTGGGTTATCATGTAAAGATCCATTCTACACCCAAATCGAGCATAAACAAATCCACAAATTAATTGGATATTGCgtctttttatgtttatttttaacgttgtTTACCGTTTGTACGTTTATAATCGATTGGAAAACAGCTAATAAATACCCAGCTTTAGcggttttttatataaatatatgttTTTTGGTGTCGTACAGCGGATGGATGATTCAATTTCTTGGTACGGAGACACGGGAAGATATTGTTTGCAAACGAGATGGAACTTTACGTAAATCTGAGCCTAGAGCCACAGAAAATTTATCTTGTGTCATTGTTTTCGTTatggtttattattttttaatcgcCGGAATGGTTTGGTTTGTTATTTTCACATATTGTTGGTACATGGGATCTTTGCAAGCTTTGGGGACCATCCAAGAACGAGTTGATAAGAAAAAGGCTTATTTTCATTTAGTTGCTTGGAGTTTACCCCTTATGTTAACCATCACAACGATGGCTTTAGGAGAAATCGATGGTGATTACACTTCCGGGATTTGCTTTGTTGGCTGTTTAAACTCAGCAGCTAGAGCTGGGATGTTATTAGCACCTTTAGGAGTTGCTATATCATTAGGTGGATATATTATAATAAGAG gattaattttattaataagggTGAAAATAGAAAGCAGAGAGATAATTTCGGTTCATTCAAGTCGAAAAATTCGCTCGAATATAATGCGAATGGGAATCTTCGCTCTTCTCATGGTTCTTTTTACGATAATCACCTTCGTTTATTTCGCATACCGTACGACAAACATTGAATCATGGAAcgaaagtttatataaatacaTTAA ATGCAAAATTCAAACTCCGATTGAAGACCACAACTGCAAATTAGATTCCCGCCCCAGTTTGGCAATGCttcaattacaattaatagCGGTTTTTGGGAGTGGGATAGCGATGGCCTCTTGGACGTGGTGTGCTGCAACGGTGCATTCTTGGACCCGATACATCCGAAG aaaatttaattgtgaATTAGAAGAACCGATGAAGTTACAAAAGCACAAAATAATCGCCTTAGCTTTTGCTAAGCGAGAGAAATTCAAACAAGATGGGCGAATATCAATTGAGCGCCAAAACAGTGATCCTGTTgggttaaattttgaattaaacagCGAAGTTAGTACTACGTGGGCTAAAAATCTTCCGAGATTAGTGACACGACGTGGGGCAGTCCCAAACGACGTGATTTATTCTTATACCAGTAGCAATCAATCGATTGATTCTGAGATGAGTTTCAGTGTACGTCACGTCAGCATAGAATCTCGTAGAAACTCAACTGATAGTCAAGTTTCAGTTAAAATAGCCGAATTAAAAGCTACGAGAAAAGCTAAAGGTCGCATGCATAGATATACAAGACATAAACCGAAGACATCCAGAGAAATTGGAAGGAAGTTATCGAAAACCTCAAGTTCtagtaaaatgaaaattttccaaccAAACATGGGGAGAAGAACCGCAATTTCCGGTTTAGACGGCCAACacataaacgatttattatcAAACGGAAAACTCGTTATTCCATATAACCTCAACATTGACTCTTTGAGTGAAGACGAAAACGTATCAGTTTCGATCTCAGAGAGTCGTTTTAACATGGTCTTAAGTAACAATTTAGACTTAAACGATCACTTAGCGATGAAATCTTTAAGGCaaggtttaaaaattgaagaattaaaaaccACCTCTGATGACAGTGAGTGTTCGAAAAAAGATTACGACCAAGAAAAACGCGAATCTCGCGGAAGCAAACGATCTAAATACTCGAAACGatcaaaaattcaatattcAAGCGATTCCGATGACGATTCTGATAATAATCGGCGATCAGAAAGCTCTTCGTGTCCCGAATTAAAGCAGTTGGTGCAAAGTTCTTTGAATTCCGGGGCATCGATGGGCTGTTCGGAGAAAAATCGCGGAAGTAAGCAATCGAAACGATCGATTGATGTCGCAGTACAAGCTAACGCCAAAGAAATTATGACTCAAACGGCTGCTTATGAGCTTCCGTTGAAATCGGACgagaaaaaacataaaacgaAACAGGCTAAAATGAAGgagaataaatataaaaaggaGGGGAGGAGCAATGAGAAGGTTTTATTTGAGAAAATTCGAAGATCTAAAGAGAAATATAAAGATTATGGAAGTGAAAATGAAAAGGTTATGttgaatgtttaa
- the LOC111426740 gene encoding protein gustavus isoform X4 produces MSMGQKVSGGVKAVNRDAAAPFKSVIPRELAQDFARPQRLDMLLDMPPALRETQLKHSWNADDRSLNIFVKEDDKLTFHRHPVAQSTDCIRGKVGFTKGLHAWEVCWSTRQRGTHAVVGVATAEAPLHSVGYQSLVGSTDTSWGWDLGRNKLYHDSKNNAGVTYPALLKPDETFIVPDKFLVVLDMDEGTLSFVVDGQYLGIAFRGLKGRKLYPIVSAVWGHCEITMKYIGGLDPEPLPLMDLCRRIIRQRLGKQNLEEKVTSLTLPQALQTYLLYRDRR; encoded by the exons ATGAGCATGGGTCAGAAGGTCTCAG GTGGCGTGAAGGCCGTTAATAGAGATGCGGCTGCTCCCTTTAAGTCTGTGATACCGAGAGAACTGGCGCAAGACTTCGCCCGACCGCAGAGGCTCGACATGCTCCTCGACATGCCCCCGGCGCTCCGCGAAACTCAACTCAAACACAGTTGGAATGCCGACGATCGTTCCCTCAATATTTTCGTGAAAGAGGACGATAAATTAACCTTCCACAGACATCCCGTTGCCCAAAGCACCGATTGCATTCGGGGTAAAGTTGGATTTACGAAAGGTTTACACGCGTGGGAGGTGTGTTGGTCAACACGACAAAGAg GAACACACGCGGTGGTCGGAGTGGCGACAGCAGAAGCCCCGCTACATTCGGTGGGTTATCAGAGTTTAGTCGGCAGCACGGACACGTCTTGGGGTTGGGATTTGGGCCGTAACAAATTATATCACGACTCGAAGAACAACGCCGGCGTCACGTATCCCGCTTTATTAAAACCGGATGAGACGTTTATTGTTCCCGATAAATTCCTTGTTGTCTTAGACATGGATGAGGGCACCTTAAGTTTTGTCGTTGACGGCCAGTATCTTGGCATCGCCTTTCGCGGCCTCAAAGGGCGAAAATTATATCCCATTGTTAGTGCGGTTTGGGGACACTGTGAGATTACCATGAAATATATCGGCGGATTAGATC ctgaACCATTACCGTTAATGGATTTATGTAGAAGGATTATTCGGCAACGTTTGGGTAAACAAAACTTAGAAGAAAAAGTGACTAGTTTGACGCTTCCGCAAGCACTCCAAACGTATTTATTGTACAGAGACCGCAGATAG